The following coding sequences lie in one Stenotrophomonas rhizophila genomic window:
- the glmS gene encoding glutamine--fructose-6-phosphate transaminase (isomerizing), which translates to MCGIVGAIANRDVVPVLIEGLKRLEYRGYDSSGIAVIDRSAAQADVRRVRRTGRVAEMEKAAAAEGFDALLGIGHTRWATHGGVTEANAHPHISHGVALVHNGIIENHEEQREKLRALGYVFESQTDTEVIAHLMHHHLKGGDSLLTALQHTVKELTGAYALAVMSRAEPDHFVCARMGCPLLVGLGEGENFVASDVSAIVSSTRRVIFLEEGDTADIRRDGVQVFDEHDQPIDRGVHLSDVSLASLELGPYRHFMQKEIHEQPRALGDTIEAAIDAGGFPAELFGKNAEAVLSGIEGVQILACGTSYYSGLTARYWIESISGLPCSVEIASEYRYRAAYANPKHLIVTISQSGETLDTMEALKYAKSLGHLHTLSICNVPESAIPRASELVCYTRAGAEIGVASTKAFTTQLAALFQLTVVLGKLHGRVDAAQEAEYLEQLRFLPGSVQHALNMEPQIAAWAERFARKSSALFLGRGLHYPIALEGALKLKEITYIHAEAYPAGELKHGPLALVDEDMPVVVIAPNDSLLEKVKSNMQEVRARGGELFVFADQDSNFVESEGVHVIRTPRHAGVLSPVVHTIPVQLLAYHTALARGTDVDKPRNLAKSVTVE; encoded by the coding sequence ATGTGCGGCATTGTGGGAGCGATCGCCAATCGCGACGTGGTACCGGTACTCATCGAAGGACTGAAGCGGCTGGAGTATCGCGGCTACGATTCCTCCGGCATTGCCGTCATCGACCGCTCCGCTGCCCAGGCCGACGTGCGCCGGGTGCGCCGGACCGGCCGCGTGGCCGAGATGGAGAAGGCCGCGGCCGCGGAGGGCTTCGACGCGCTGCTGGGCATCGGCCACACCCGCTGGGCCACCCACGGCGGCGTGACCGAAGCCAACGCCCATCCGCACATCAGCCACGGCGTGGCGCTGGTCCACAACGGCATCATCGAAAACCACGAAGAACAGCGCGAGAAGCTGCGCGCGCTGGGCTACGTGTTCGAGTCGCAGACCGACACCGAGGTCATCGCGCACCTCATGCACCACCACCTCAAGGGCGGTGACAGCCTGCTGACCGCGCTGCAGCACACCGTCAAGGAGCTGACCGGTGCCTACGCGCTGGCGGTGATGAGCCGCGCCGAGCCGGACCACTTCGTCTGCGCGCGCATGGGCTGCCCGTTGCTGGTGGGTCTGGGCGAGGGCGAGAACTTCGTGGCCTCGGACGTCTCGGCCATCGTGTCGTCCACCCGCCGGGTGATCTTCCTGGAAGAGGGCGACACTGCCGACATCCGCCGCGACGGCGTGCAGGTGTTCGACGAGCACGACCAGCCGATCGACCGCGGCGTGCACCTGTCCGACGTGTCGCTGGCCTCGCTGGAACTGGGCCCGTACCGCCACTTCATGCAGAAGGAAATCCACGAGCAGCCGCGCGCGCTGGGTGACACCATCGAAGCGGCGATCGACGCCGGCGGGTTCCCGGCCGAGCTGTTCGGCAAGAATGCCGAAGCGGTGCTGTCGGGCATCGAGGGCGTGCAGATCCTGGCCTGTGGCACCAGCTACTACTCCGGGCTGACCGCGCGTTACTGGATCGAGTCGATTTCCGGGCTGCCGTGCAGCGTGGAAATTGCCAGCGAGTACCGCTACCGCGCCGCGTATGCCAACCCCAAGCACCTGATCGTGACCATCTCCCAGTCCGGCGAAACGCTGGACACGATGGAAGCGCTGAAGTACGCCAAGTCGCTGGGCCACCTGCACACGCTGTCGATCTGCAACGTGCCCGAAAGCGCGATCCCGCGTGCCAGCGAACTGGTCTGCTACACCCGCGCCGGCGCCGAGATCGGCGTGGCCTCGACCAAGGCGTTCACCACGCAGCTGGCCGCGTTGTTCCAGCTGACCGTGGTGCTGGGCAAGCTGCACGGGCGGGTGGATGCCGCGCAGGAAGCCGAGTACCTGGAGCAGCTGCGCTTCCTGCCGGGCAGCGTGCAGCACGCGCTGAACATGGAGCCGCAGATCGCCGCCTGGGCCGAGCGCTTCGCGCGCAAGAGCAGTGCGCTGTTCCTGGGCCGTGGCCTGCATTACCCGATCGCGCTGGAAGGCGCGCTCAAGCTCAAGGAAATCACCTACATCCACGCCGAAGCCTACCCGGCCGGTGAGCTCAAGCACGGCCCGCTGGCGCTGGTGGATGAAGACATGCCGGTGGTGGTGATCGCGCCGAACGACAGCCTGCTGGAGAAGGTCAAATCCAACATGCAGGAAGTGCGTGCGCGCGGTGGCGAACTGTTCGTGTTCGCCGACCAGGACAGCAACTTCGTTGAATCCGAGGGCGTGCATGTGATCCGCACCCCGCGCCACGCCGGCGTGCTCAGCCCGGTGGTGCACACCATTCCGGTGCAGCTGCTGGCGTACCACACCGCACTGGCACGCGGCACCGACGTGGACAAGCCGCGCAACCTGGCCAAGAGCGTGACGGTGGAATAA
- a CDS encoding CBS domain-containing protein, whose amino-acid sequence MNVRELLQSKKDAIVTIDVEDTIGAAAHKMSAHKIAALVVMKDDAPVRIISEKDIVRSLADDGPQAGRRVIASLPSAGLEGIAPDATLKQAMALMTYSRHRHLMVTEDAKLVGILSLGDIVKNLLSELELEKAVLQDIYMAAH is encoded by the coding sequence ATGAACGTCCGCGAACTCCTGCAATCCAAGAAAGATGCAATCGTCACCATCGATGTCGAGGACACCATCGGTGCCGCCGCGCACAAGATGAGCGCGCACAAGATCGCTGCCCTGGTGGTGATGAAAGACGATGCCCCGGTGCGGATCATTTCCGAGAAGGACATCGTGCGCAGCCTGGCCGATGACGGCCCGCAGGCAGGTCGCCGGGTGATCGCCAGCTTGCCGTCGGCAGGTCTGGAAGGCATCGCCCCGGACGCAACGCTGAAGCAGGCCATGGCGCTGATGACCTACTCGCGCCACCGCCACCTGATGGTGACTGAAGATGCCAAGCTGGTCGGCATCCTGAGCCTGGGCGATATCGTCAAGAACCTGCTCAGCGAACTGGAGCTGGAGAAGGCGGTGCTGCAGGACATCTACATGGCGGCGCATTGA
- a CDS encoding UdgX family uracil-DNA binding protein (This protein belongs to the uracil DNA glycosylase superfamily, members of which act in excision repair of DNA. However, it belongs more specifically to UdgX branch, whose founding member was found to bind uracil in DNA (where it does not belong), without cleaving it, appears to promote DNA repair by a pathway involving RecA, rather than base excision.), which produces MTGPARTDLQRWSARVDPAWSVEAWRAVARAALQRQVTPPQLDWLDAGDRSLLDAPSVLDAPLPVEPTPTQAAVPRDFLELAATCLCHREPQRLALLYRMLWRITHGERRLLTNPADPDVVRAMALAQAVRRDAHKMKAFVRFREVPGEQEAFIAWFEPDHHIVDRVAPFFARRFAGMRWAILTPTRSARWDGSTLSFGPGGSQEQAPREDAREELWRTYYANIFNPARLNTRMMRQEMPARYWKHLPEATLLPMLVRDAGDRVQEMHDRDVQAPQRRIPDRRITARAPATANGDDLDTLRTAAMGCRRCPLWEPATQTVFGEGPQNAKVMLVGEQPGDSEDLSGHPFVGPAGQLLNRALAELDIDRSTLYMTNAVKHFRFERRGKRRIHSTPQMTHVTACKPWLMAEIENVRPQVIVCLGATAATAVFGAGFNLMEKRGCWHALDDGTRAFATVHPAWVLRQGEGEAREAAYRGLVEDLRRLLDDRREG; this is translated from the coding sequence TTGACTGGTCCGGCACGTACGGACCTGCAGCGCTGGAGCGCGCGGGTGGACCCGGCGTGGTCGGTGGAGGCATGGCGCGCGGTAGCGCGGGCGGCGTTGCAGCGACAGGTAACACCGCCCCAGCTGGACTGGCTCGATGCCGGCGACCGCTCGCTGCTCGATGCCCCTTCGGTGCTGGATGCGCCGCTACCGGTGGAGCCCACGCCGACGCAGGCCGCGGTACCCCGTGATTTTCTCGAACTGGCCGCCACCTGCCTGTGCCACCGTGAGCCGCAGCGGCTGGCGCTGTTGTACCGCATGCTGTGGCGGATCACCCACGGCGAGCGGCGCCTGCTGACCAACCCGGCCGACCCCGACGTGGTGCGCGCTATGGCCCTGGCGCAGGCAGTACGCCGCGATGCGCACAAAATGAAGGCGTTCGTGCGCTTCCGGGAAGTACCCGGCGAGCAAGAGGCGTTCATTGCCTGGTTCGAGCCAGACCACCACATCGTGGACCGGGTGGCGCCCTTCTTCGCGCGTCGCTTCGCCGGCATGCGGTGGGCGATCCTGACCCCGACGCGCAGCGCGCGATGGGATGGCAGCACGCTGTCATTCGGCCCCGGCGGCAGCCAGGAGCAGGCGCCGCGCGAGGACGCGCGCGAAGAATTGTGGCGCACGTACTACGCCAACATCTTCAACCCGGCCCGGCTCAACACGCGCATGATGCGGCAGGAAATGCCCGCCAGGTACTGGAAACACCTGCCTGAAGCAACGCTGCTGCCGATGCTGGTGCGCGACGCTGGCGATCGCGTACAGGAGATGCATGACCGCGACGTGCAGGCACCGCAGCGCCGCATTCCCGACCGCCGGATTACCGCGCGTGCGCCGGCCACCGCCAACGGCGATGACCTGGATACGCTGCGCACGGCGGCCATGGGGTGCCGCCGCTGTCCACTATGGGAACCGGCCACCCAGACGGTGTTCGGTGAAGGGCCGCAGAACGCCAAGGTGATGCTGGTGGGCGAGCAGCCCGGCGACAGCGAAGACCTGAGCGGGCACCCCTTCGTGGGTCCGGCCGGGCAGCTGTTGAACCGCGCGTTGGCCGAACTGGATATCGACCGCAGCACGCTGTACATGACCAATGCGGTGAAGCACTTCCGGTTTGAGCGGCGCGGTAAACGGCGCATCCACAGCACGCCGCAGATGACCCACGTCACTGCGTGCAAACCGTGGCTGATGGCCGAAATTGAGAACGTGCGCCCGCAGGTGATCGTGTGCCTGGGAGCCACCGCAGCTACTGCCGTGTTCGGTGCGGGCTTCAACCTGATGGAGAAGCGCGGCTGTTGGCACGCGCTGGACGACGGCACCCGCGCGTTCGCCACGGTGCACCCGGCGTGGGTGCTGCGTCAGGGCGAGGGCGAGGCGCGGGAGGCGGCGTATCGGGGGCTGGTGGAGGATCTGCGGCGTTTGCTGGACGACCGGCGCGAGGGGTGA
- a CDS encoding putative DNA modification/repair radical SAM protein, protein MDTLRKLAILADAAKYDASCASSGAGKRNSVKSGGIGSTEGAGICHSYTPDGRCVSLLKILLTNLCIYDCAYCVNRVSSNVQRARFSVDEVVALTMDFYKRNYIEGLFLSSGIIRNADYTMERMVEVARVLRQEHRFAGYIHLKTIPEASPELLAAAGRYADRLSINIELPTEDGLASYAPEKSMPSIRGAMGELSWRIEEAKEARKATAALPLADPAPRTRKPRAPRFAPAGQSTQMIVGADGASDQQILGAADNLYGNYHMRRVYYSAFSPIPDASKALPLQAPPLAREHRLYQADWLLRFYGYGVEEITDTTQGGMLDLDIDPKMAWAIRHPERFPVDVNTAPKELLLRIPGLGVRNVKRVLMARRHGRLRVADVARLRAPMSKLLPFVQLADHHPRKQLDDPATLRARLAPPPKQGALF, encoded by the coding sequence ATGGACACCCTGCGCAAGCTCGCCATCCTCGCCGATGCCGCCAAGTACGACGCCTCCTGCGCCTCCAGCGGCGCGGGAAAGCGGAACTCGGTCAAATCCGGTGGCATCGGCAGCACCGAGGGCGCGGGGATCTGTCACAGCTATACCCCGGATGGGCGGTGCGTCTCGTTGCTGAAAATCCTGCTGACCAACCTCTGCATCTACGACTGCGCCTACTGCGTGAACCGGGTTTCAAGCAACGTGCAGCGGGCGCGCTTCAGCGTGGACGAGGTGGTCGCGCTGACCATGGATTTCTACAAGCGCAATTACATCGAGGGCCTGTTCCTTTCCAGCGGCATCATCCGCAACGCCGACTACACGATGGAACGCATGGTGGAAGTGGCGCGGGTGCTGCGCCAGGAACATCGGTTCGCCGGATACATCCACCTGAAGACCATTCCCGAGGCGTCGCCGGAACTGCTGGCCGCCGCCGGGCGCTACGCCGATCGGCTGTCGATCAACATCGAACTGCCCACTGAAGACGGGCTGGCCAGTTACGCCCCGGAAAAGTCGATGCCCTCCATCCGTGGCGCGATGGGCGAGCTCAGCTGGCGGATCGAGGAGGCCAAGGAGGCGCGCAAGGCGACCGCTGCCCTGCCGCTGGCCGACCCGGCCCCGCGCACCCGGAAACCGCGAGCGCCGCGCTTCGCACCGGCCGGGCAAAGTACACAGATGATCGTCGGTGCCGACGGCGCGAGCGACCAGCAGATCCTGGGCGCGGCGGACAACCTGTATGGCAATTACCACATGCGCCGGGTTTACTATTCCGCGTTCAGCCCGATCCCCGATGCCAGCAAAGCGCTGCCGCTGCAAGCGCCGCCACTGGCGCGTGAGCACCGGCTGTATCAGGCCGACTGGCTGCTGCGCTTTTACGGCTACGGGGTGGAAGAGATTACCGACACCACCCAGGGCGGCATGCTCGACCTGGACATCGATCCGAAAATGGCCTGGGCGATCCGACACCCCGAGCGTTTTCCGGTGGACGTCAATACGGCGCCGAAGGAATTGCTGTTGCGTATTCCCGGCTTGGGCGTGCGCAACGTCAAGCGCGTATTGATGGCGCGCCGCCATGGCCGCCTGCGGGTGGCCGACGTGGCCCGGCTGCGCGCGCCGATGAGCAAACTATTGCCGTTCGTCCAGCTGGCCGACCACCATCCCCGCAAGCAGCTGGATGATCCTGCCACCCTGCGCGCGCGATTGGCGCCGCCACCGAAGCAGGGTGCGTTGTTTTGA
- a CDS encoding DUF2846 domain-containing protein — MNRISLLGMAAAIAMLSGCASVPMADKGMVETAKTFPTPEAGTAGVYVFRNSFVGKALRKDIWIDGECLGESADKVFFYTTVPGDREHTFSTESEFSPNDLKVQTESGRNYFIQQSIRMGVFVGGAKLDVVPEADGRRQVAGLKMARKGTCSR, encoded by the coding sequence GTGAACAGGATTTCGTTGCTGGGGATGGCCGCGGCCATCGCCATGTTGTCTGGCTGTGCAAGCGTGCCGATGGCCGACAAGGGCATGGTCGAGACCGCAAAGACCTTCCCGACGCCCGAAGCGGGCACCGCCGGGGTGTATGTGTTCCGCAACAGCTTCGTCGGCAAGGCGCTGAGGAAGGACATCTGGATCGATGGCGAATGCCTGGGCGAAAGCGCCGACAAGGTGTTCTTCTACACCACGGTGCCGGGCGACCGTGAGCACACCTTCTCGACCGAATCGGAGTTCTCGCCGAACGACCTGAAGGTGCAGACCGAATCGGGCCGCAACTACTTCATCCAGCAGTCGATCCGGATGGGCGTGTTCGTGGGCGGTGCCAAGCTGGACGTAGTGCCCGAAGCCGACGGTCGCCGCCAGGTGGCCGGGTTGAAGATGGCGCGCAAGGGCACGTGTTCGCGCTGA
- a CDS encoding VOC family protein produces METMELYRGRLIDHLQLVVKDLAASRRFYQAVFDSIGIPIAGEGDTYFWADELFISTASSEAAAGQLTGRHHLAFQARDRATVEAFHQAALAAGGKDNGAPGERPYHPGYYAAFAIDPDGNNIEVVYHGPADYSADAVKVSFSQ; encoded by the coding sequence ATGGAAACCATGGAACTGTACCGGGGTCGCCTGATCGACCATCTGCAACTGGTGGTCAAGGACCTGGCCGCCAGCCGCCGCTTCTACCAGGCGGTGTTCGACAGCATCGGCATCCCCATCGCCGGTGAAGGCGACACCTATTTCTGGGCCGACGAACTGTTTATTTCCACCGCCAGCAGCGAGGCCGCCGCCGGCCAGCTGACCGGCCGCCACCACCTGGCCTTCCAGGCCCGCGACCGCGCCACCGTCGAGGCGTTCCACCAGGCCGCATTGGCCGCCGGTGGCAAGGACAACGGCGCGCCCGGCGAACGCCCGTACCACCCGGGTTACTACGCCGCGTTCGCGATCGATCCGGACGGCAACAACATCGAAGTGGTCTACCACGGTCCGGCCGACTACAGCGCCGATGCGGTGAAGGTGAGCTTCTCGCAGTAG
- the gloA gene encoding lactoylglutathione lyase yields the protein MSVASLQSQPGVAAQPPAETTGFVFNHTMLRVKDIAASLDFYTRVLGFRLIDQRDFAEAQFSLYFLALLPAGTQIPEGDDARRVWMAGIPGVLELTHNHGTETQPGAVYHDGNSDPRGFGHICVSVPDIQAACKRFDDLQVPYQKRLEDGRMKHLAFIKDPDGYWVEIISNTPIA from the coding sequence ATGAGCGTTGCTTCCCTGCAGTCCCAGCCCGGCGTTGCCGCCCAGCCGCCGGCCGAAACCACCGGTTTCGTGTTCAACCACACCATGCTGCGCGTGAAGGACATCGCCGCCTCGCTGGACTTCTATACCCGCGTGCTCGGCTTCCGCCTGATCGACCAGCGCGACTTCGCCGAAGCCCAGTTCAGCCTGTACTTCCTGGCCCTGCTGCCGGCCGGCACCCAGATCCCCGAGGGCGACGACGCGCGCCGGGTGTGGATGGCCGGCATTCCCGGCGTGCTGGAGCTGACCCACAACCACGGCACCGAAACCCAGCCGGGCGCGGTGTACCACGACGGCAACAGCGACCCGCGCGGCTTCGGCCACATCTGCGTGTCGGTGCCGGACATCCAGGCCGCCTGCAAGCGCTTCGATGACCTGCAGGTGCCCTATCAGAAGCGCCTGGAAGACGGCCGCATGAAACACCTGGCCTTCATCAAGGACCCCGACGGCTACTGGGTGGAGATCATCTCCAACACCCCGATCGCCTGA
- a CDS encoding PLP-dependent cysteine synthase family protein — MSQREWVAAAIRKIEADFNRSADTHLIPMDLPGHAGIDLYFKDESSHPTGSLKHRLARSLFLYALANGWLREGRPVIEASSGSTAVSEAYFARLLGLPFIAVMPATTSPEKIAAIEFHGGRCHLVERACDLNCDSEKLARDTGGHFMDQFTYAERATDWRANNNIAESIFKQMAEEPHPVPEWIVCSPGTGGTAATLGRYVSYRRHDTRILCADPEVSVFYDGYCAALAGQPWRELTCSGGSRVEGIGRPRVESSFIPTSVDAMVKVPDALSLAAMRHVSRQLGRRVGGSTGTNFIGVLQAAEMMRKAGRSGSIVTILCDSGERYAHSYYNPDWYPRQGIDVEQADALIAAAVAGQGLPELPCASLEGLY, encoded by the coding sequence ATGTCGCAGCGTGAATGGGTGGCTGCCGCCATCCGCAAGATCGAAGCCGATTTCAACCGTTCGGCCGATACCCACCTGATCCCGATGGATCTGCCCGGGCATGCCGGCATCGACCTGTATTTCAAGGACGAGTCCAGCCACCCCACCGGCAGTCTCAAGCACCGTCTGGCGCGCTCGCTGTTCCTGTACGCGCTGGCCAACGGCTGGCTGCGCGAGGGACGCCCGGTGATCGAGGCCTCCAGCGGCTCCACGGCGGTGTCCGAGGCGTACTTCGCGCGGCTGCTGGGCCTGCCGTTCATCGCGGTGATGCCGGCCACTACGTCACCGGAGAAGATCGCTGCGATCGAGTTCCATGGTGGCCGTTGCCACCTGGTCGAGCGTGCCTGCGACCTGAACTGCGATTCGGAGAAGCTGGCGCGCGACACCGGCGGCCACTTCATGGACCAGTTCACCTACGCCGAGCGGGCCACCGACTGGCGCGCCAACAACAACATTGCCGAGTCCATCTTCAAGCAGATGGCCGAAGAGCCGCACCCGGTGCCGGAGTGGATCGTGTGCAGTCCGGGCACGGGCGGCACCGCGGCCACGCTGGGCCGTTACGTCAGCTATCGCCGGCACGACACCCGCATCCTGTGCGCCGACCCGGAAGTGTCGGTGTTCTACGACGGCTACTGCGCGGCCCTGGCCGGGCAGCCGTGGCGCGAGCTGACCTGCAGTGGCGGCTCGCGCGTGGAAGGCATCGGCCGACCGCGGGTGGAATCCAGCTTCATTCCGACCAGTGTGGATGCCATGGTGAAGGTGCCCGATGCACTGAGCCTGGCCGCGATGCGGCATGTGAGCCGGCAGTTGGGCCGCCGCGTGGGCGGCTCCACCGGCACCAACTTCATCGGCGTGCTGCAGGCGGCGGAGATGATGCGCAAGGCCGGCCGCAGCGGCTCGATCGTGACCATCCTGTGCGACAGCGGCGAGCGCTACGCGCACAGCTACTACAACCCGGACTGGTACCCGCGCCAGGGCATCGACGTGGAGCAGGCCGACGCGCTGATTGCCGCGGCGGTTGCCGGGCAGGGGCTGCCGGAACTGCCGTGTGCGTCGTTGGAAGGGTTGTACTGA
- a CDS encoding M3 family metallopeptidase, with amino-acid sequence MPVTPTNPLLDFSGLPRFDAIQPEHIGPAIDALLADAEAAVKAAETVSPVTWASFVVPLDDATERLWRAWGQVGHLQGVVNTPALREAYNATLPKVTRFGSALGQNLALFEQYRRLAAAPEAAGFDEAQRKVLDNALRDFRLGGAELDDDAKARFSAIKEELSALSAKFSQNVLDATDAWSLHVEDRAELDGLPEDVIAAARAAAEKDGLPGWKLTLQMPCYLPVLTYATHRPLRETLYRANALRASEFGDAALDNSANIDRVLALRAELAALLGFDNYAAYSIATKMAEDPNQVLGFLRDLAARAKPHAQRDRAELDAFARDELGLPALEAWDLGFASEKLKQARYSYSEQEVKQYFTEPKVLAGLFGVIEGLYGLQVQPDSAPVWHPDVRFFRLVDAQGALVGQFYLDLYAREGKRGGAWMDDCRNRRDTAQGVQTPLVYLVCNFGKGADGAPATFSHSDVTTLFHEMGHGLHQLLTRIGELGVAGINGVEWDAVELPSQFMENFCWEWARVQAMTAHVDSGEPLPRALFDRMLAARNFQSGMFTVRQLEFALFDMQLHSSFDPVQDTVLQLLERVRDEVAVNRPPAWNRFPHQFSHIFAGGYAAGYYSYKWAEVLSADAYAAFEEAPDQVAETGKRFRDEVLSRGGSRSAAENFAAFRGRAPNVDALLRHNGMA; translated from the coding sequence ATGCCTGTGACCCCCACCAACCCCCTGCTCGACTTTTCCGGCCTGCCGCGCTTCGACGCGATCCAGCCCGAGCACATCGGCCCGGCCATCGACGCGTTGCTGGCCGACGCCGAAGCCGCGGTGAAGGCCGCCGAAACCGTCAGCCCGGTCACCTGGGCCAGCTTCGTGGTGCCGCTGGACGATGCCACCGAACGCCTCTGGCGCGCTTGGGGCCAGGTGGGCCACCTGCAGGGCGTGGTCAACACGCCGGCGTTGCGCGAGGCCTACAACGCCACCCTGCCCAAGGTGACCCGCTTCGGCAGTGCGCTGGGCCAGAACCTGGCGCTGTTCGAGCAGTACCGGCGCCTGGCGGCGGCTCCCGAAGCCGCCGGTTTTGATGAGGCCCAGCGCAAGGTGCTGGACAACGCGCTGCGCGATTTCCGCCTGGGCGGTGCCGAGCTGGACGACGATGCCAAGGCGCGCTTCAGTGCGATCAAGGAAGAGCTGTCGGCGCTGTCGGCGAAGTTCTCGCAGAACGTGCTGGACGCCACCGACGCGTGGTCGCTGCACGTTGAAGATCGCGCCGAGCTGGATGGCCTGCCCGAAGACGTGATCGCCGCTGCACGCGCGGCCGCCGAAAAGGACGGGCTGCCCGGCTGGAAGCTGACCCTGCAGATGCCGTGCTACCTGCCGGTGCTGACCTACGCCACGCATCGCCCGCTGCGCGAAACGCTGTACCGTGCCAACGCACTGCGTGCCTCGGAATTCGGCGATGCCGCGCTGGACAACAGCGCCAACATCGACCGCGTGCTGGCCCTGCGCGCGGAACTGGCCGCGCTGCTTGGCTTTGACAACTATGCCGCCTATTCCATCGCCACCAAGATGGCCGAAGACCCCAACCAGGTGCTCGGCTTCCTGCGTGACCTGGCCGCGCGCGCCAAGCCGCACGCGCAGCGCGACCGTGCCGAACTGGATGCCTTCGCCCGCGACGAACTCGGCCTGCCCGCGCTGGAAGCGTGGGACCTCGGGTTTGCCAGCGAGAAGCTCAAGCAGGCCCGGTACAGTTATTCCGAGCAGGAGGTGAAGCAGTACTTCACCGAGCCGAAGGTGCTGGCCGGTCTGTTCGGCGTGATTGAAGGCCTGTACGGCCTGCAGGTGCAGCCCGACAGCGCGCCGGTGTGGCACCCGGACGTGCGCTTCTTCCGCCTGGTGGATGCCCAGGGCGCGCTGGTCGGCCAGTTCTACCTGGACCTGTACGCACGCGAGGGCAAGCGCGGCGGTGCGTGGATGGATGACTGCCGGAACCGGCGTGACACCGCCCAGGGCGTGCAGACGCCGCTGGTGTACCTGGTGTGCAACTTCGGCAAGGGCGCCGACGGCGCGCCGGCCACCTTCAGCCACAGCGACGTGACCACCCTGTTCCACGAAATGGGCCATGGCCTGCACCAGCTGCTTACCCGCATCGGTGAGCTGGGCGTGGCCGGCATCAATGGCGTGGAATGGGACGCGGTGGAGCTGCCCAGCCAGTTCATGGAGAACTTCTGCTGGGAATGGGCGCGCGTGCAGGCGATGACCGCGCACGTGGACAGCGGTGAACCGCTGCCGCGCGCGTTGTTCGACCGCATGCTGGCCGCGCGCAACTTCCAGAGCGGCATGTTCACCGTGCGCCAGCTGGAATTCGCGCTGTTCGACATGCAGCTGCACAGCAGCTTCGACCCGGTCCAGGACACCGTGCTGCAGCTGCTGGAACGCGTGCGCGACGAGGTGGCGGTGAACCGGCCGCCGGCCTGGAACCGCTTCCCGCATCAGTTCAGCCACATCTTCGCGGGCGGGTATGCCGCCGGTTACTACAGCTACAAGTGGGCCGAAGTGCTCAGCGCCGACGCCTACGCCGCGTTCGAAGAGGCACCGGACCAGGTGGCGGAAACCGGCAAGCGCTTCCGCGACGAAGTGCTGTCGCGCGGTGGCAGCCGCAGTGCGGCGGAGAACTTCGCGGCGTTCCGCGGGCGTGCACCGAACGTGGATGCGCTGCTGCGGCATAACGGCATGGCGTGA
- a CDS encoding SDR family oxidoreductase: MPLTPPITDWAAQPLRDRVVIVTGGAQGVGRGIAQAVLGAGGSVVIADLDADAGKACLKEWALPERAAFQRADVASERSVQALVKAALKRFGRIDGLVNNAGIAAAHGTPLAQMPLAEWQRRLSSLHGAFLCSKHALPALREHGGRILNIASTRAGQSEADSEAYAAAKGGLVAFTHALAISEGPAVRVNCISPGWITTDAWQAPARRRTPKLSRRDHAQHPVGRVGQPEDIGALAVFLLSDLSGFITGQDHVVDGGMTRKMIYAE, encoded by the coding sequence ATGCCACTGACGCCGCCGATCACCGACTGGGCCGCGCAGCCGCTGCGCGACCGCGTGGTGATCGTCACCGGCGGTGCGCAGGGCGTGGGCCGCGGCATCGCGCAGGCGGTGCTGGGCGCCGGCGGCAGCGTGGTGATTGCCGACCTGGATGCCGACGCTGGCAAGGCCTGCCTGAAAGAATGGGCGCTGCCCGAGCGGGCGGCCTTCCAGCGCGCGGACGTGGCCAGCGAGCGCAGCGTGCAGGCGCTGGTGAAAGCCGCACTGAAGCGTTTCGGGCGCATCGACGGGCTGGTCAACAATGCCGGCATTGCCGCGGCGCATGGCACCCCGTTGGCGCAGATGCCGCTGGCCGAATGGCAGCGCCGGTTGTCGAGCCTGCACGGGGCGTTCCTGTGCAGCAAGCACGCGCTGCCGGCACTGCGCGAGCACGGCGGGCGCATCCTCAACATCGCCTCCACCCGCGCCGGCCAGTCCGAAGCGGACAGCGAAGCCTATGCGGCGGCCAAGGGCGGGCTGGTGGCCTTTACCCATGCGCTGGCGATCAGCGAAGGCCCGGCCGTGCGGGTGAACTGCATCAGCCCGGGCTGGATCACCACCGACGCCTGGCAGGCTCCGGCGCGGCGGCGCACGCCGAAGCTGTCGCGCCGCGACCACGCCCAGCACCCGGTAGGCCGCGTGGGCCAACCGGAGGACATCGGCGCGCTGGCGGTGTTCCTGCTGTCGGACCTGTCCGGCTTCATCACCGGCCAAGACCATGTGGTGGACGGCGGCATGACCCGGAAGATGATCTACGCCGAATAG